From one Doryrhamphus excisus isolate RoL2022-K1 chromosome 9, RoL_Dexc_1.0, whole genome shotgun sequence genomic stretch:
- the lrrfip1a gene encoding uncharacterized protein lrrfip1a isoform X4, whose product MSNMGSQGTGRKRSSNKDRSTAEDDALNLIAKEAEARLAAKRAARAEAREIRMRELERQQKEIFQVQKKYYGLNTKLDDRADGKWGDIEQWMEDSERYSRPSQMHTLSDDDERLSVGSRGSVRSDLDSVYGAGGSSLVSHKKSKKKKKHKHKDKDRNGYDDEYSVVSSRSSRLSDDSRVSRSSRGDLLASYASSDLYSLNGLSSTRNTGSTGAYQSALYEDSHCSGSQRVTGSGAHSLEYSSYHRSNSRTSSRANSARTSPVDNCGSVASYLRSSASSGGLLRDLDDVTIPDFSDADDKDYLEKGSRSASALTATTLTSLGGSSSRRGSVETAITVDAEAAVREIKDALTEVEEKYRKAMVSNAQLDNEKNNLMYQVDTLKDSLMELEELLSESRREYEEKVKEFEREKHAHSVLQFQLITMKETLKQSEELLNEIRQLRMKQDGFAREISDLQETVEWKDKKIGALERQKEYTDAIRIERDELREEVVKLKDILKKHGIVLGPDMSINGSAGETETEVGTSGDSVPQPAQESSTFPAEGNSMLGSSVETQLRSSGKEEVDQEQHQEAQTGHLSSDRLSNTDRSYLAESHSRRTEEQKMPLKDINGGQRLECQAEADELPITKVFDEQVLSSEFEEITSTEKVNSDLEQKVATSTDITEDNSTNIFEETNEHRTIDESLSSKTQSYLQDRKHSESCSDEGHGRDLQSCPQKEDVINLDTRPQGNLKHSESCTQDIKDSDSSPQEDVKDSELCPQGNLKDSASCPQDDVNDSESCPQEDVSDSESCPQGNLNDSESCPQEDVNDSESCPQEDVNDFESCPQGNLKDSESCPQEDVNDSKSCPQEDVNDSKSCPQEDVNDSKSCPQEDVNDSKSCPQEDVNDSKSCPQEDVNDSKSCPQEDVNDSKSCPQEDVNDSGSCPQEDVNDSGSCPQEDVNDSGSCPQEDVNDSGSCPQEDVNDSGSCPQEDVNDSGSCPQEDVNDSESCPQEKYTKDSELCPQVGNLKDSASESVLGVSNTELQCVTESAEANDDVEEILTNAPPRGANDPGKKKKKKRRGKKKGRSTEERSQPKDHKESTTTCQESIQPDAVPKDNGSGTECGSDGHIVKRIEESSTDQVIKETDQQHITEQVEHIKASNVEQPNKSKQVEHIETSDVENPKESMMDLILNADDQHLEADKVTLEDENISLTLQLSQTQSHHSADKRDMKQTLESVTVEEHFIKSSDILVDVVSTNTSKILDILDISDDTIKTVTLEPESQNHPSVTMMPPTQCPESPSKPSAPTDSNSHMLIGFSDKGLLENTCTNQKDEQTESERSFSSQNPHDGSHEKSKLSESEKKNEFLDLVKPENSLHDPDKDEIFPETQAEHFMERQPQLYDDQIDPAASDMKVQTQSSSPEEAGNATSPQIVQRLSDEQLGSADNLEEHKHSQSNQEHLQESTAPNQSKTNNTSQENEEHSEDDEKGQSFDFDDMDSDVAVEIQTITNSQEEEVEVGVDVLSDMLAPSPTKLQVVQENSQEKPMDPEVCADVAPADKDLHVEALGIAEDQKEKMRQEKIDATDEQIFVTKDTPPSKAGEFSVLENTREDQPPPQAVSLSVEEALNDVGQPQGDLSATKMGRNRVTEKQPKNSKKGKSKGKDDCKMT is encoded by the exons GCTGAGGCAAGGCTGGCAGCAAAAAGGGCAGCTCGGGCAGAAGCCAGAGAGATCCGTATGAGAGAACTtgaaagacaacaaaaagaG ATCTTTCAGGTCCAGAAG aaatattatGGCTTGAACACCAAATTAGATGACAGAGCGGACGGCAAATGGGGAGATATTGAGCAATGGATG GAGGACAGTGAGAGATACTCACGCCCCTCACAGATGCACACG CTTTCAGATGATGATGAACGCTTGTCAGTGGGAAGCCGAGGCAGTGTCAGG TCGGATCTTGATTCAGTTTATGGGGCAGGG GGCTCATCCTTGGTCTCACATAAGAAGtccaagaaaaagaagaaacataAGCATAAAGATAAAGAT AGGAACGGCTATGATGATGAGTACAGTGTTGTGTCCAGCAGG AGTTCAAGACTGAGTGATGACAGCAGGGTCTCACGTTCATCCAGGGGAGATTTGTTG GCATCTTATGCTTCCTCTGACCTGTACAGCCTCAATGGCCTGTCCTCCACTAGGAACACAGGTTCAACTGGTGCGTACCAG AGTGCCTTATATGAGGACAGTCACTGCTCCGGGTCACAGCGAGTCACTGGCTCTGGCGCCCAT TCTTTAGAATACAGTAGCTACCACCGCTCCAACTCCAGAACCTCCAGCAGGGCCAATTCAGCCCGCACCAGCCCAGTG GACAACTGTGGTTCTGTTGCCAGTTATTTAAGAAGCTCAGCAAGTAGTGGTGGCCTCCTCAGGGATCTGGACGATGTTACTATTCCTGATTTTTCTGAT GCAGATGACAAGGATTATCTCGAGAAA ggttcCAGATCAGCTTCTGCATTAACAGCAACGACTCTCACCTCACTCGGCGGGTCTTCCTCACGGAGAGGAAGTGTAGAGACTGCCATAACTGTGGATGCCGAGGCTGCAGTGAGAGAAATTAAG GATGCATTGACAGAAGTGGAAGAGAAGTATCGTAAGGCCATGGTATCCAACGCCCAGCTGGACAATGAGAAGAACAACCTCATGTACCAGGTGGATACGCTTAAGGACTCGCTGATGGAACTAGAGGAACTCCTGTCTGAGTCCCGGCGGGAGTATGAAGAGAAGGTCAAG GAATTTGAGCGAGAGAAGCATGCCCACAGTGTGCTTCAGTTCCAATTGATAACAATGAAAGAAACACTGAAACAAAGTGAGGAGCTCTTAAAT GAGATCCGTCAGTTGCGTATGAAACAGGACGGTTTTGCTAGAGAGATATCTGACCTACAGGAGACAGTGGAGTGGAAGGATAAGAAAATTGGG GCCTTAGAGCGACAGAAAGAATACACTGATGCAATCCGAATTGAGCGAGATGAGCTCAGAGAAGAGGTTGTGAAGCTAAAAGATATTCTAAAG AAACATGGAATAGTACTGGGACCTGATATGAGCATCAACGGCAGTGCTGGTGAGACAGAAACAGAAGTCGGCACCAGCGGAGACTCTGTTCCTCAACCAGCTCAGGAATCGTCCACTTTCCCAGCAGAGGGGAACAGCATGCTCG GAAGCTCAGTGGAGACTCAGTTGAGAAGTAGTGGCAAGGAAGAGGTGGATCAAGAGCAGCATCAAGAAGCCCAGACCGGTCATTTGAGCTCTGATAGGTTGTCTAATACTGATCGTTCATATTTAGCGGAATCCCATAGCAGAAGAACAGAAGAACAGAAAATGCCGCTCAAAGACATCAATGGTGGCCAAAGGTTGGAATGTCAGGCTGAAGCTGATGAACTTCCAATCACAAAAGTATTTGATGAACAAGTTCTCAGCTCTGAGTTCGAAGAAATCACAAGTACTGAAAAAGTCAACTCAGATTTAGAACAGAAAGTAGCAACAAGCACAGATATTACTGAAGACAACTCCACTAACATCTTTGAGGAGACAAACGAACACAGAACCATAGATGAAAGTCTTTCATCAAAAACACAATCATATCTACAAGATCGCAAACATTCTGAATCATGCTCCGACGAAGGACATGGAAGAGATTTGCAATCATGTCCCCAAAAAGAAGATGTCATTAATTTAGATACACGTCCTCAAGGAAATCTCAAACATTCTGAATCGTGTACACAAGACATCAAAGATTCAGACTCATCTCCCCAAGAAGACGTCAAAGATTCAGAATTGTGTCCTCAAGGAAATCTCAAAGATTCAGCATCATGTCCTCAGGATGATGTCAACGATTCAGAATCATGTCCCCAAGAAGATGTCAGCGATTCAGAATCATGTCCTCAAGGAAATCTCAACGATTCGGAATCGTGTCCCCAAGAGGATGTCAACGATTCCGAATCGTGTCCCCAAGAGGATGTCAACGATTTCGAATCATGTCCTCAAGGAAATCTCAAAGATTCCGAATCGTGTCCCCAAGAGGATGTCAACGATTCCAAATCGTGTCCCCAAGAGGATGTCAACGATTCCAAATCGTGTCCCCAAGAGGACGTCAACGATTCCAAATCGTGTCCCCAAGAGGACGTCAACGATTCCAAATCGTGTCCCCAAGAGGACGTCAACGATTCCAAATCGTGTCCCCAAGAGGACGTCAACGATTCCAAATCGTGTCCCCAAGAGGACGTCAACGATTCCAAATCGTGTCCCCAAGAGGACGTCAACGATTCCGGATCGTGTCCCCAAGAGGACGTCAACGATTCCGGATCGTGTCCCCAAGAGGACGTCAACGATTCCGGATCGTGTCCCCAAGAGGACGTCAACGATTCCGGATCGTGTCCCCAAGAGGACGTCAACGATTCCGGATCGTGTCCCCAAGAGGACGTCAACGATTCCGGATCGTGTCCCCAAGAGGACGTCAACGATTCAGAATCATGTCCccaagaaaaatatacaaaagatTCTGAATTGTGTCCCCAGGTAGGAAATCTTAAAGACTCTGCGTCTGAGTCTGTCCTAGGTGTATCAAATACTGAACTCCAATGTGTAACTGAAAGTGCTGAGGCAAACGATGATGTTGAAGAAATACTAACAAATGCTCCACCTCGGGGTGCTAACGATCCtgggaaaaagaagaaaaagaagaggagAGGCAAAAAGAAAGGAAGGTCCACGGAGGAAAGAAGTCAACCAAAGGACCACAAGGAATCTACTACTACATGTCAAGAAAGCATCCAACCAGATGCAGTTCCAAAGGACAACGGATCAGGCACCGAATGTGGTAGTGACGGTCACATTGTGAAACGCATTGAAGAATCATCCACAGATCAGGTTATCAAAGAGACCGATCAGCAACATATTACTGAACAAGTGGAACATATTAAAGCCTCAAATGTCGAACAACCTAATAAATCAAAGCAAGTAGAACACATCGAAACGTCAGATGTTGAAAACCCCAAAGAATCAATGATGGATCTAATTCTGAATGCAGATGATCAGCATTTGGAAGCAGATAAAGTAACGTTAGAAGatgaaaacatttctctcacTTTGCAACTCAGTCAGACACAAAGTCACCACAGTGCAGATAAACGTGATATGAAACAAACTTTGGAATCTGTGACAGTAGAGGAACACTTTATAAAGAGTTCTGACATTCTTGTTGACGTTGTTAGTACCAACACCTCTAAAATCCTTGACATACTTGATATTTCAGATGACACCATCAAAACTGTTACTCTTGAACCTGAAAGTCAAAATCACCCGTCTGTGACTATGATGCCTCCTACCCAATGCCCAGAGTCACCATCTAAGCCGTCTGCTCCCACGGACTCAAACAGTCACATGCTCATTGGGTTTTCTGACAAAGGCCTGCTAGAGAATACTTGTACAAACCAAAAGGATGAACAGACAGAATCAGAAAGATCATTTTCTTCTCAGAATCCTCATGATGGGTCACAcgaaaaatccaaactatctgagagtgagaagaaaaatgaatttCTAGATTTAGTCAAGCCAGAGAACTCATTGCATGACCCTGACAAAGATGAAATCTTTCCGGAGACTCAAGCCGAACATTTTATGGAAAGGCAACCACAGCTTTATGACGATCAAATTGATCCTGCTGCATCAGACATGAAGGTGCAGACACAAAGTTCTTCTCCAGAAGAAGCAGGAAATGCTACAAGTCCCCAGATTGTGCAGCGACTTAGCGATGAGCAATTAGGGTCTGCAGACAATCTTGAGGAGCACAAACATAGCCAAAGCAACCAAGAACATCTGCAGGAATCCACAGCTCCAAACCAGTCAAAGACCAATAACACAAGTCAGGAGAACGAGGAGCATTCCGAAGACGACGAGAAAGGGCAGTCCTTTGATTTTGATGACATGGACTCAGACGTAGCTGTAGAAATACAAACCATTACAAATTCCCAGGAAGAGGAAGTCGAGGTAGGTGTTGATGTCCTCAGTGATATGTTGGCGCCGAGTCCAACTAAGCTTCAAGTAGTACaagaaaattcacaagaaaagcCAATGGATCCTGAAGTGTGTGCAGATGTAGCTCCGGCAGACAAAGACCTCCATGTGGAGGCTTTGGGAATTGCGGAAGACCAGAAGGAAAAAATGCGGCAAGAGAAGATTGACGCAACGGATGAGCAAATCTTTGTTACAAAAGACACGCCGCCTAGCAAAGCTGGGGAGTTTAGTGTTTTAGAAAACACACGTGAAGACCAGCCCCCCCCTCAAGCAGTGTCTTTATCAGTAGAAGAAGCGTTAAATGATGTTGGACAACCGCAGGGAGATTTAAGTGCAACCAAAATGGGACGTAACCGAGTGACCGAAAAGCAACCAAAAAATAGCAAGAAGGGCAAAAGCAAAGGCAAAGATGACTGCAAGATGACTTAG
- the lrrfip1a gene encoding uncharacterized protein lrrfip1a isoform X3, which translates to MSNMGSQGTGRKRSSNKDRSTAEDDALNLIAKEAEARLAAKRAARAEAREIRMRELERQQKEIFQVQKKYYGLNTKLDDRADGKWGDIEQWMEDSERYSRPSQMHTLSDDDERLSVGSRGSVRSDLDSVYGAGGSSLVSHKKSKKKKKHKHKDKDRNGYDDEYSVVSSRSSRLSDDSRVSRSSRGDLLASYASSDLYSLNGLSSTRNTGSTGAYQSLEYSSYHRSNSRTSSRANSARTSPVDNCGSVASYLRSSASSGGLLRDLDDVTIPDFSDADDKDYLEKGSRSASALTATTLTSLGGSSSRRGSVETAITVDAEAAVREIKEIHELKDQIQDVESKYTQNLKEAKDALTEVEEKYRKAMVSNAQLDNEKNNLMYQVDTLKDSLMELEELLSESRREYEEKVKEFEREKHAHSVLQFQLITMKETLKQSEELLNEIRQLRMKQDGFAREISDLQETVEWKDKKIGALERQKEYTDAIRIERDELREEVVKLKDILKKHGIVLGPDMSINGSAGETETEVGTSGDSVPQPAQESSTFPAEGNSMLGSSVETQLRSSGKEEVDQEQHQEAQTGHLSSDRLSNTDRSYLAESHSRRTEEQKMPLKDINGGQRLECQAEADELPITKVFDEQVLSSEFEEITSTEKVNSDLEQKVATSTDITEDNSTNIFEETNEHRTIDESLSSKTQSYLQDRKHSESCSDEGHGRDLQSCPQKEDVINLDTRPQGNLKHSESCTQDIKDSDSSPQEDVKDSELCPQGNLKDSASCPQDDVNDSESCPQEDVSDSESCPQGNLNDSESCPQEDVNDSESCPQEDVNDFESCPQGNLKDSESCPQEDVNDSKSCPQEDVNDSKSCPQEDVNDSKSCPQEDVNDSKSCPQEDVNDSKSCPQEDVNDSKSCPQEDVNDSKSCPQEDVNDSGSCPQEDVNDSGSCPQEDVNDSGSCPQEDVNDSGSCPQEDVNDSGSCPQEDVNDSGSCPQEDVNDSESCPQEKYTKDSELCPQVGNLKDSASESVLGVSNTELQCVTESAEANDDVEEILTNAPPRGANDPGKKKKKKRRGKKKGRSTEERSQPKDHKESTTTCQESIQPDAVPKDNGSGTECGSDGHIVKRIEESSTDQVIKETDQQHITEQVEHIKASNVEQPNKSKQVEHIETSDVENPKESMMDLILNADDQHLEADKVTLEDENISLTLQLSQTQSHHSADKRDMKQTLESVTVEEHFIKSSDILVDVVSTNTSKILDILDISDDTIKTVTLEPESQNHPSVTMMPPTQCPESPSKPSAPTDSNSHMLIGFSDKGLLENTCTNQKDEQTESERSFSSQNPHDGSHEKSKLSESEKKNEFLDLVKPENSLHDPDKDEIFPETQAEHFMERQPQLYDDQIDPAASDMKVQTQSSSPEEAGNATSPQIVQRLSDEQLGSADNLEEHKHSQSNQEHLQESTAPNQSKTNNTSQENEEHSEDDEKGQSFDFDDMDSDVAVEIQTITNSQEEEVEVGVDVLSDMLAPSPTKLQVVQENSQEKPMDPEVCADVAPADKDLHVEALGIAEDQKEKMRQEKIDATDEQIFVTKDTPPSKAGEFSVLENTREDQPPPQAVSLSVEEALNDVGQPQGDLSATKMGRNRVTEKQPKNSKKGKSKGKDDCKMT; encoded by the exons GCTGAGGCAAGGCTGGCAGCAAAAAGGGCAGCTCGGGCAGAAGCCAGAGAGATCCGTATGAGAGAACTtgaaagacaacaaaaagaG ATCTTTCAGGTCCAGAAG aaatattatGGCTTGAACACCAAATTAGATGACAGAGCGGACGGCAAATGGGGAGATATTGAGCAATGGATG GAGGACAGTGAGAGATACTCACGCCCCTCACAGATGCACACG CTTTCAGATGATGATGAACGCTTGTCAGTGGGAAGCCGAGGCAGTGTCAGG TCGGATCTTGATTCAGTTTATGGGGCAGGG GGCTCATCCTTGGTCTCACATAAGAAGtccaagaaaaagaagaaacataAGCATAAAGATAAAGAT AGGAACGGCTATGATGATGAGTACAGTGTTGTGTCCAGCAGG AGTTCAAGACTGAGTGATGACAGCAGGGTCTCACGTTCATCCAGGGGAGATTTGTTG GCATCTTATGCTTCCTCTGACCTGTACAGCCTCAATGGCCTGTCCTCCACTAGGAACACAGGTTCAACTGGTGCGTACCAG TCTTTAGAATACAGTAGCTACCACCGCTCCAACTCCAGAACCTCCAGCAGGGCCAATTCAGCCCGCACCAGCCCAGTG GACAACTGTGGTTCTGTTGCCAGTTATTTAAGAAGCTCAGCAAGTAGTGGTGGCCTCCTCAGGGATCTGGACGATGTTACTATTCCTGATTTTTCTGAT GCAGATGACAAGGATTATCTCGAGAAA ggttcCAGATCAGCTTCTGCATTAACAGCAACGACTCTCACCTCACTCGGCGGGTCTTCCTCACGGAGAGGAAGTGTAGAGACTGCCATAACTGTGGATGCCGAGGCTGCAGTGAGAGAAATTAAG GAAATTCATGAACTGAAGGATCAAATTCAAGATGTGGAGTCCAAGTACACACAGAACCTAAAAGAAGCTAAG GATGCATTGACAGAAGTGGAAGAGAAGTATCGTAAGGCCATGGTATCCAACGCCCAGCTGGACAATGAGAAGAACAACCTCATGTACCAGGTGGATACGCTTAAGGACTCGCTGATGGAACTAGAGGAACTCCTGTCTGAGTCCCGGCGGGAGTATGAAGAGAAGGTCAAG GAATTTGAGCGAGAGAAGCATGCCCACAGTGTGCTTCAGTTCCAATTGATAACAATGAAAGAAACACTGAAACAAAGTGAGGAGCTCTTAAAT GAGATCCGTCAGTTGCGTATGAAACAGGACGGTTTTGCTAGAGAGATATCTGACCTACAGGAGACAGTGGAGTGGAAGGATAAGAAAATTGGG GCCTTAGAGCGACAGAAAGAATACACTGATGCAATCCGAATTGAGCGAGATGAGCTCAGAGAAGAGGTTGTGAAGCTAAAAGATATTCTAAAG AAACATGGAATAGTACTGGGACCTGATATGAGCATCAACGGCAGTGCTGGTGAGACAGAAACAGAAGTCGGCACCAGCGGAGACTCTGTTCCTCAACCAGCTCAGGAATCGTCCACTTTCCCAGCAGAGGGGAACAGCATGCTCG GAAGCTCAGTGGAGACTCAGTTGAGAAGTAGTGGCAAGGAAGAGGTGGATCAAGAGCAGCATCAAGAAGCCCAGACCGGTCATTTGAGCTCTGATAGGTTGTCTAATACTGATCGTTCATATTTAGCGGAATCCCATAGCAGAAGAACAGAAGAACAGAAAATGCCGCTCAAAGACATCAATGGTGGCCAAAGGTTGGAATGTCAGGCTGAAGCTGATGAACTTCCAATCACAAAAGTATTTGATGAACAAGTTCTCAGCTCTGAGTTCGAAGAAATCACAAGTACTGAAAAAGTCAACTCAGATTTAGAACAGAAAGTAGCAACAAGCACAGATATTACTGAAGACAACTCCACTAACATCTTTGAGGAGACAAACGAACACAGAACCATAGATGAAAGTCTTTCATCAAAAACACAATCATATCTACAAGATCGCAAACATTCTGAATCATGCTCCGACGAAGGACATGGAAGAGATTTGCAATCATGTCCCCAAAAAGAAGATGTCATTAATTTAGATACACGTCCTCAAGGAAATCTCAAACATTCTGAATCGTGTACACAAGACATCAAAGATTCAGACTCATCTCCCCAAGAAGACGTCAAAGATTCAGAATTGTGTCCTCAAGGAAATCTCAAAGATTCAGCATCATGTCCTCAGGATGATGTCAACGATTCAGAATCATGTCCCCAAGAAGATGTCAGCGATTCAGAATCATGTCCTCAAGGAAATCTCAACGATTCGGAATCGTGTCCCCAAGAGGATGTCAACGATTCCGAATCGTGTCCCCAAGAGGATGTCAACGATTTCGAATCATGTCCTCAAGGAAATCTCAAAGATTCCGAATCGTGTCCCCAAGAGGATGTCAACGATTCCAAATCGTGTCCCCAAGAGGATGTCAACGATTCCAAATCGTGTCCCCAAGAGGACGTCAACGATTCCAAATCGTGTCCCCAAGAGGACGTCAACGATTCCAAATCGTGTCCCCAAGAGGACGTCAACGATTCCAAATCGTGTCCCCAAGAGGACGTCAACGATTCCAAATCGTGTCCCCAAGAGGACGTCAACGATTCCAAATCGTGTCCCCAAGAGGACGTCAACGATTCCGGATCGTGTCCCCAAGAGGACGTCAACGATTCCGGATCGTGTCCCCAAGAGGACGTCAACGATTCCGGATCGTGTCCCCAAGAGGACGTCAACGATTCCGGATCGTGTCCCCAAGAGGACGTCAACGATTCCGGATCGTGTCCCCAAGAGGACGTCAACGATTCCGGATCGTGTCCCCAAGAGGACGTCAACGATTCAGAATCATGTCCccaagaaaaatatacaaaagatTCTGAATTGTGTCCCCAGGTAGGAAATCTTAAAGACTCTGCGTCTGAGTCTGTCCTAGGTGTATCAAATACTGAACTCCAATGTGTAACTGAAAGTGCTGAGGCAAACGATGATGTTGAAGAAATACTAACAAATGCTCCACCTCGGGGTGCTAACGATCCtgggaaaaagaagaaaaagaagaggagAGGCAAAAAGAAAGGAAGGTCCACGGAGGAAAGAAGTCAACCAAAGGACCACAAGGAATCTACTACTACATGTCAAGAAAGCATCCAACCAGATGCAGTTCCAAAGGACAACGGATCAGGCACCGAATGTGGTAGTGACGGTCACATTGTGAAACGCATTGAAGAATCATCCACAGATCAGGTTATCAAAGAGACCGATCAGCAACATATTACTGAACAAGTGGAACATATTAAAGCCTCAAATGTCGAACAACCTAATAAATCAAAGCAAGTAGAACACATCGAAACGTCAGATGTTGAAAACCCCAAAGAATCAATGATGGATCTAATTCTGAATGCAGATGATCAGCATTTGGAAGCAGATAAAGTAACGTTAGAAGatgaaaacatttctctcacTTTGCAACTCAGTCAGACACAAAGTCACCACAGTGCAGATAAACGTGATATGAAACAAACTTTGGAATCTGTGACAGTAGAGGAACACTTTATAAAGAGTTCTGACATTCTTGTTGACGTTGTTAGTACCAACACCTCTAAAATCCTTGACATACTTGATATTTCAGATGACACCATCAAAACTGTTACTCTTGAACCTGAAAGTCAAAATCACCCGTCTGTGACTATGATGCCTCCTACCCAATGCCCAGAGTCACCATCTAAGCCGTCTGCTCCCACGGACTCAAACAGTCACATGCTCATTGGGTTTTCTGACAAAGGCCTGCTAGAGAATACTTGTACAAACCAAAAGGATGAACAGACAGAATCAGAAAGATCATTTTCTTCTCAGAATCCTCATGATGGGTCACAcgaaaaatccaaactatctgagagtgagaagaaaaatgaatttCTAGATTTAGTCAAGCCAGAGAACTCATTGCATGACCCTGACAAAGATGAAATCTTTCCGGAGACTCAAGCCGAACATTTTATGGAAAGGCAACCACAGCTTTATGACGATCAAATTGATCCTGCTGCATCAGACATGAAGGTGCAGACACAAAGTTCTTCTCCAGAAGAAGCAGGAAATGCTACAAGTCCCCAGATTGTGCAGCGACTTAGCGATGAGCAATTAGGGTCTGCAGACAATCTTGAGGAGCACAAACATAGCCAAAGCAACCAAGAACATCTGCAGGAATCCACAGCTCCAAACCAGTCAAAGACCAATAACACAAGTCAGGAGAACGAGGAGCATTCCGAAGACGACGAGAAAGGGCAGTCCTTTGATTTTGATGACATGGACTCAGACGTAGCTGTAGAAATACAAACCATTACAAATTCCCAGGAAGAGGAAGTCGAGGTAGGTGTTGATGTCCTCAGTGATATGTTGGCGCCGAGTCCAACTAAGCTTCAAGTAGTACaagaaaattcacaagaaaagcCAATGGATCCTGAAGTGTGTGCAGATGTAGCTCCGGCAGACAAAGACCTCCATGTGGAGGCTTTGGGAATTGCGGAAGACCAGAAGGAAAAAATGCGGCAAGAGAAGATTGACGCAACGGATGAGCAAATCTTTGTTACAAAAGACACGCCGCCTAGCAAAGCTGGGGAGTTTAGTGTTTTAGAAAACACACGTGAAGACCAGCCCCCCCCTCAAGCAGTGTCTTTATCAGTAGAAGAAGCGTTAAATGATGTTGGACAACCGCAGGGAGATTTAAGTGCAACCAAAATGGGACGTAACCGAGTGACCGAAAAGCAACCAAAAAATAGCAAGAAGGGCAAAAGCAAAGGCAAAGATGACTGCAAGATGACTTAG